A genomic window from Vanessa cardui chromosome Z, ilVanCard2.1, whole genome shotgun sequence includes:
- the LOC124543340 gene encoding UDP-N-acetylglucosamine--peptide N-acetylglucosaminyltransferase 110 kDa subunit-like, producing the protein MDYQCVVVYTVINIAPPRLTQTDIPNGCVDWIKNKIKRAVAVYLQSLKLTPNNGIIHGNLACLYYKQGLIDLAIDTYREAIELQPNFPDAYCNLANALKEKGLVHEAEECYNKALYLCPTHVDTLNNLGNVKREQGKIKEATKLYLRALEVFPNFAATHSNLASLLQQQGKFREALFHYRQAINIQPKFADAYSNMGNTLREIQDSKGALMCFKKAIEINPQFADAHCNLASIYKDMGNITEAIASYKVALKIKPNFPDAYCNLAHCLQIICSWDNYEDRMRIIVAIVEDQLYNSDKLTSIHPHHSILYPLSNRARKEIAARHANLYLEKVNMLTPITFKHKKTYEGRLRIGYVSSDFGNHPTSHLMQSIPGLHNRSNVEIFCYALNRDDGTTFRSKIVEESEHFVDLSFITCNVEAARRINSDNINILINMNGYTKGARNDIFALKPAPIQVMWLGYPGTSGAEYIDYFITDEVSSPISTSVDFSEKFAFMPHTYFVGDHQQIFSHLKTRYNVKIEGEECDGDNIAVLNAAEEINVNQYINVKCYEETLTFDNLEPINVIVREVDIPRWVLESTISSKQEQMYINKIPIDNGVSINFLDKKIASGEKRYDNIIFTSRRQYGLPDDAVVFCNFNQLYKTDPNIVKSWVNILKKVPNSVLWLLSFPVAGEPNMLKYVQGLGISPERIIFSKIACKEEHVRRGQLADICLDTSLCNGHTTTMDVLWAGTPVITLPGETLASRVAASQLKALDCSELIAKSMKHYEQIAVKLGTNNEYRKYIRAKVSKARLSSTLFDCNHYTNALENLYAKMWDRYQAGMPPDHIKAY; encoded by the exons aGCGGTTGCAGTATATCTTCAATCATTGAAGCTAACGCCCAACAACGGAATTATACATGGAAACTTGGCCTGTCTATATTACAAGCAAGGCTTAATAGATCTCGCCATCGATACGTACAGAGAAGCCATAGAGCTGCAACCAAATTTCCCAGATGCGTATTGCAATCTCGCTAATGCGCTCAAAGAGAAAGGTCTCGTTCACGAAGCAGAAGAATGTTACAATAAAGCCTTATATCTTTGTCCTACACACGTCGATACGCTCAACAATCTTGGTAATGTTAAACGTGAACAGGGAAAGATTAAAGAAGCAACAAAATTGTACCTGAGAGCGTTGGAAGTATTTCCTAATTTTGCAGCGACTCATAGCAATTTGGCATCCCTTTTACAGCAACaag GTAAATTTCGGGAAGCACTGTTTCATTATAGACAGGCGATAAATATTCAACCGAAATTTGCTGATGCCTATAGTAACATGGGAAATACTTTACGGGAAATACAAGACAGCAAGGGAGCGttaatgtgttttaaaaaagCAATAGAAATAAATCCTCAATTTGCAGATGCCCATTGTAATTTGGCCAGTATTTACAAGGACATGGGTAATATCACTGAAGCGATTGCATCGTACAAAGTcgcattgaaaataaaaccgaattTCCCTGATGCTTATTGTAACTTAGCTCACtgtttacaaattatatgtagTTGGGACAACTATGAAGATCGAATGCGAATAATCGTTGCGATCGTCGAAGATCAATTGTATAATAGTGATAAATTAACCTCAATACACCCACATCATTCCATCTTATATCCATTATCGAACAGAGCAAGGAAAGAAATAGCTGCAAGACATGCAAATTTGTATTTAGAAAAAGTGAATATGCTCACTCCGATTAcattcaaacataaaaaaacatacgaaGGACGATTGCGAATCGGTTACGTTAGTAGTGACTTTGGTAATCATCCTACATCCCATTTAATGCAGTCGATACCAGGATTACATAATCGTTCAAATGTAGAAATTTTTTGCTATGCTCTGAATCGAGACGATGGAACAACATTCCGTAGTAAAATAGTTGAAGAATCAGAACATTTTGTCgatttatcttttataacttgtaatgttGAAGCTGCTAGAAGAATAAAtagtgataatataaatatattaataaatatgaatggtTATACGAAAGGTGCTAGAAACGACATATTTGCTTTAAAACCGGCACCGATTCAAGTAATGTGGCTTGGTTATCCGGGAACAAGTGGTGCGgaatatatagattatttcatCACGGATGAAGTATCGAGTCCGATATCAACAAGTGTGGATTTCAGTGAAAAGTTTGCCTTTATGCCACACACGTACTTTGTTGGTGATCATCAGCAAATTTTTTCCCATTTAAAAACTcgatataatgttaaaatagaaGGTGAAGAGTGTGACGGTGATAATATAGCAGTTTTAAATGCAGCTGAAGAAATTAATGTTAATCAATATATCAATGTTAAATGTTATGAAGAAACATTAACGTTTGATAATTTGGAAccaataaatgtaattgtaagaGAAGTAGACATTCCTAGGTGGGTACTTGAATCGACAATAAGCTCGAAGCAGGAACAG atgtatattaacaaaataccaATAGATAATGGTGTTTCTATAAACTTTTTGGATAAGAAAATTGCATCGGGGGAAAAAAGATacgacaatattatatttacgtcGAGAAGACAATATGGACTTCCGGACGATGCTGTTGTATTCtgtaattttaatcaattatataaaacggATCCTAACATTGTTAAAAGTTGggttaacatattaaaaaaagtaccaAACAGTGTTCTTTGGCTATTAAGTTTTCCGGTAGCAGGGGAACCAAATATGTTGAAATACGTTCAAGGATTAG GTATATCGCCTgaacgtattattttttctaaaatagcTTGCAAAGAGGAACATGTACGTCGAGGACAATTGGCTGATATATGCTTAGATACATCACTCTGCAATGGTCACACGACAACAATGGACGTTTTGTGGGCTGGTACGCCCGTAATTACGCTACCTGGAGAAACATTAGCTTCAAG agtcGCAGCATCGCAGCTCAAAGCATTGGATTGTTCGGAACTTATTGCAAAAAGTATGAAACACTACGAACAGATAGCTGTGAAATTAGGGACGAATAATGAATA CCGTAAATACATTCGAGCTAAAGTCTCGAAGGCACGTTTGAGTAGCACATTATTTGACTGCAATCACTACACGAACGCTTTGGAGAATCTATATGCTAAAATGTGGGATCGTTACCAAGCTGGGATGCCTCCGGATCATATAAAAGCATATTAA